From one Eucalyptus grandis isolate ANBG69807.140 chromosome 9, ASM1654582v1, whole genome shotgun sequence genomic stretch:
- the LOC104418377 gene encoding transcription factor bHLH61, with amino-acid sequence MELSEQGLLEELLAPRREMATCWTTFQHNDLPLPPCWSLDSSGDNPAFASSNPLQILSLSHQPAGFDDARFAGAYHPLDVVHTYTVPSELEYTANYNNSNDAYSSMVEDEEMCDLIGNDHYGQCAEERMMAMNSCKVEASEQAADINNGGFAGNTDAGSSYCFEKRSSRPKKLEGQPSKNLMAERRRRKRLNDRLSMLRSIVPKISKMDRTSILGDTIDYMKELLDKINRLQDEEEIEVGTGSPRKLMGISKDLKPNEVLVRNSPKFDVERKETDTRIDICCATKPGLLLSTVNTLEYLGLELQQCVISCFNDFSMQASCSEVNEGRPPSSPEDIKQALFKNAGYGGRCL; translated from the exons atgGAGCTCTCAGAGCAAGGCCTTTTGGAGGAGCTGCTGGCTCCAAGGAGAGAGATGGCCACTTGCTGGACCACTTTCCAGCACAACGATCTCCCCCTTCCTCCCTGCTGGAGCCTCGACTCCTCCGGCGACAACCCGGCTTTCGCCTCCTCGAACCCCTTGCAAATCCTGTCCCTATCCCACCAACCCGCCGGCTTCGACGACGCCCGCTTCGCCGGGGCCTATCACCCTTTGGACGTCGTCCACACATACACCGTCCCCTCGGAGCTCGAGTACACCGCGAATTATAACAACAGCAACGACGCCTACTCCTCGATGGTGGAGGACGAGGAGATGTGCGACCTCATCGGCAACGACCATTATGGCCAGTGCGCGGAGGAGAGGATGATGGCGATGAACAGCTGCAAGGTGGAGGCCTCTGAGCAAGCTGCGGACATCAACAATGGCGGGTTCGCTGGGAATACCGATGCCGGGTCGTCGTACTGTTTCGAGAAGAGGAGCTCGAGGCCAAAGAAGTTGGAAGGCCAGCCGTCGAAGAACTTGATGGCGGAGCGGCGGAGAAGGAAGCGCTTGAACGACCGGCTCTCCATGCTCAGGTCGATTGTTCCCAAGATAAGCAAG ATGGACAGGACCTCAATCCTAGGAGACACCATAGATTACATGAAAGAGCTCCTAGACAAAATCAACAGGcttcaagatgaagaagaaattgaggTTGGAACGGGCAGTCCCCGCAAATTGATGGGCATCTCCAAAGATCTAAAGCCCAACGAAGTCCTTGTTAGAAATTCACCCAAG TTTGATGTGGAGAGGAAAGAAACCGACACCCGGATCGACATCTGCTGCGCCACGAAGCCCGGGTTATTGCTATCGACTGTAAACACGTTAGAATATCTCGGCCTCGAGCTTCAACAGTGTGTCATCAGCTGCTTCAATGATTTCTCGATGCAAGCTTCTTGTTCAGAG GTAAACGAGGGAAGACCACCGTCGAGTCCAGAAGATATAAAACAAGCGCTGTTCAAAAATGCTGGATATGGAGGAAGATGTCTTTAA